The following is a genomic window from Adhaeribacter radiodurans.
TAAGTATTAGTTTAATAAGCGGCTGTGCCAGTCAGAAATCGACTACAGCATCCGCTAACGATAGTAACAGTAGTTCCAGTTCTATGGGTGCGACTACTACCACCAGTCAACCTGCCGAACATGCGGAGCTGAGCGGTTCCTGGAATTACGTAATGACAAACGACCAGCAAGAAACCCTTACCGGGGTATTAACCATTCAAAGAGGAGGCAATGCGGGTTATACGGGCCACATCACCTCTAACGAAATTAGTTTAGACAGTGACACCGATATTTCTAAAGCGCAGCTTAATGGTTCTGATTTCATTTATGAAGGCACGGTAAAAGCTCCAAACGGCGACATACCTTTTACTATTAAAGGTACCATTCAGGGCAGTAAACTGGAAGGTCAGAACACCGTTGAGTACCAGAACCGCAGCATGCTTTGGCAAGTAAAAGCCACCCGGAAGAACTAAATTAGATATTGGATGTTAGATATTAGATTTTTTCTCCTACTTTGTTATTGGCTAATTTAATCACACAGTTCAAAAGCACAAGTCTAATATCCAACATCCAATATCTAACATCCAATTCCTACAGCCATTTCTTACGCTTAAAATACCACAAAAACGCCATCGACGAGATCACCATTAAGGCCAGGGCAAAAGGGTACCCCGCCAGCCAATTTAGTTCGGGCATAAACTTAAAATTCATCCCGTAAATACTGGCAATAAGCGTGGGTGGCATAAACACTACCGTAACTACGGTAAAAATTTTTATTACCTGGTTTTGCTCAATATTCACCAGACCCAGAAAGGTATTTTGTAAATATTCCAGGCGTTCGAAGCTAAACTGGGTATGTTGCAAGAGCGAGTTTATGTCTTTAATAATAATCCGTAATCGCTCTTTTTCCGGCTCTTCTACCTGAAAACTTTTCAGCATCGACGAAACCAACCGCTGTTTATCCACGATACTTTCGCGGATGAGAATAGTATTTTCCTGCAACTCGGTAATCCGTAACAGGTTTTCTTCCTGAATGGATTTTTCCTTTACCAGCTTTTTACTAACCGTATTGGTAGTGCGGGTTAAATACTCGATAAAGTCGGCGTCGTAGTCAATCTGGGTTTCCAGGAGCAGCAGCCAAATTTGGATAGCTTTAGTAGTGGTTCCTTTTTTAAAGGTTTTGATTTTCCTGACTGTCTCGGCAAACGATTTTAGGTCGGCACGCCGAAGCGTAAAAAGTAAATCGTCTTTTAAAATAAACGAAATCTGACGGGTAGTATAAGAAGCGCCTTCGTACACCACAAACGCACTGTTAGCCTCGAACCCACTACTATCCTCAAAATAACGCGAGCTGCTTTCAATTTCGGCAGCTTCCTGGGCCGTAAAGAATTCAATGCCGAAATGCTTTTCCACCTGTTTCATTTCTTCCGCCGATGGCGACTGCAAATCGACCCAAATAATTTGTTTGTCGCCATCTGACAAAAACCTAGTTGGATTTTTCTCCCAATGCAGTTCGTTTTCCTGGATATAAAAGCTTCTGATCATGAATCCCTAAATAAACGCTGTTTCTTCGTCCGATCTTAGACCGACTTCCTTGCCGAACTGAGGTGTTACTAATTGTAGTCCTATTTTTAAAACCTTCAGCTAAAAGTCAAAAATCTGCCGCAAACTTATTCATTTTTGGCTTACGAACGCCAATTCACGTTTCAGAATTTGTATTTATCCTGACTGCACACCAGCTTTCGTGTATACCGTTGCAGTAGCTAAAATATTTTCCGGCAAAGTTGCTTGCATCGTTTACATATCTTTTGGGCCAAACACTCAAAAGTTATTTTAATTCCACCCAGAACACATGTATAAAGGTATTTACTTATTAAATTTATGATGCAGCAGCGAGTCTTACTTAATTCCATAGCCTTTAAAAATGCAAAACCTCTAAGAGAAAGAGCATAAAGAAAGGATTTTTCCCTTCCAAATATTCAATGTATATTTCCTTTTTAGTAAATATTTAATAGCACTTCCTTTTATTTTTAAGTTAATGGCAGAAAACTCTACAGGTTTTAAAAGAGAAATAAAATTATTCGATGCAATTATGATAGTTACCGGCGGCATGATTGGCTCCGGAATTTTTATTGTAAGCGCCGATATTGCCCGGTTGGTAGGTTCGGCTGGTTGGTTATTGTTAGTTTGGCTGTTGGCTGGTTTTATTACTATTATTGCGGCCCTCAGTTACGGCGAGCTTTCGTCTATGTTTCCGAATGTGGGCGGGCAATACGTGTACCTGCGCGAAGCCTACAACAAAATGGTAGCTTTCCTGTACGGCTGGACTCTTTTCCTGGTAATTCAAACGGGAGTAATTGCGGCAGTAGCTATGGCTTTTGCGCGTTTCACGGGCGTGTTTCTACCTTGGTTTTCGGAAACCAATGTGTTATTTCGGGTAGGAGGCTATCCATTTACCACCGTGCAATTATTAGCCGTGGGCGTGTTGTTGTTGCTTAATTTTATTAATGCACGCGGTGTAAAAAGCGGTAAATGGATTGCCAATATTTTCAGCAGTACTAAAATTCTGGCTTTACTCGCGCTTATTGTTTTAGGTATTGCTTTCGGGATGGATGAAAACGTGGTACAGGCTAATTTTAGTAATTTATGGCAAGCCCAACAAGTAACCGCCAGTTCTTCTACTCCCGTGCCTCTGGCAGGTGCCGGTTTATTAATTGCTATTGGTTTGGCCATGATTGGCTCTATGTTTTCGAGTGATTGCTGGAACGTAATTGGTTTTTCGGGCGATGAGATTATAAACCCTAAGCGCACGATTGTACTAAGCATGGTAATTGGTACCATTGTGGTAACCGTACTGTATGCGTTAGTAAATATTGTTTATTTATTGGTATTACCCCTGCAAGGTTCCCCGGAAGGTACAACTGTTTTGAGCCGGGGAATACAATTTGCGGCCGATGACCGGGTAGGAACAGCCGTAGCCGAAGCGGTGGGTGGCCCAAAAGCTACTTTGTTTATTGCTTTTTTAATAATGGTATCTACGTTTGGCTGTATTAATACCGTAATGCTTTCCGGGGCGCGCGTATACTACACCATTGCCCGCGATGGCTTGTTTTTTCCGCAACTGGCCCGGTTAAATAAAAATGGAGTACCGGCAATAGCCTTGTATTGCCAAACCGCCTGGGCCTGCTTACTCTGCGTATCAGGCAAGTACGGCGACATGTTAAATTACGTCATGTTTTCGGTACTGCTTTTTTACATTATTACCATAATCGGCATTTTTATTTTACGCCGCACCCAGCCCGACCGGCCAAGGCCCTATAAAGCAATAGGTTACCCAGTTATACCGGCTATTTACGTAATTCTAACCTCGGGTATTTGCTTCGTGTTATTGTTGTTTCAGCCGGCTTATGCAGGTGCAGGTTTAATTTTGGTAGGTTTAGGAATTCCGGTTTATTATATCTTCCGCAAGCAGTTTAAAGAAATTCCGGTGGCTAATTAATCAAAGACACTCAGCTCCTCTGCTCTTAACCATTTTCAGGTAAGTGAGTTAAAAATAATTTCTTATAGCTTTACATCTATATTGTGAGTTTTTTCAGAGATAACTAATCAGAGATATATTTAATCCGATAATTAAAGTAAGATTAACCCTCAATAAAAAATCCCCGCCCTAGATAATAAACTATCTAGGGCGGGGATTTTGCTAAAATTAAAAGACTAACCTTAGTTTATTAAGCTAACTCGGTTCTTAAGTTCTTTTTCTGGTAAAGTAGAAGTAGCTTCCGAAAAATACAAGAATTTATTAGACGGCTGATAACCTTCATTCCAACCAGAACCTGCCGAAATCATTTCGTTCTCCGGCGCAAAGAGCCAATTGTTTTTAACTGTTTTTCCTGTTTTCTTCGAGTTAGCTGTTAAAAGATTAGTCATAGTTTATTTAAATTAATTATATATTCCTTTATACTATGTGCTCTGTTATTTGTTATCGTTTGTTTTACAAAGATAAAAATAAAACAACATTAAATTATCAAAGTAACAACGATTAATATATTAACTTAAAAACTTCTCAAAAAATTCCCTTTACTATAATAAATTTCAAAAATATTTTCCTTTTTCGGTTAACTTGTTTCTACCTTAATTTTTTAAGGTTTGAGAGTAAAAAATAATAAGTATTTTTGCCGGAAATTCGACGAAAGCTATCCGGGATGATTCGATTTATTTATTTAGGTTTATTTTTTAGTTTACTAGTTAGTTTTTCTTCTTTTGGCCAAAGCATCGCTCAACTCGAAAAACGCAACGGTTTCCGCGATGCCCGTTTAGGAGCCTCTATTAAAACTTTCCGGAACCTGGTGTTTACCGAATCCGAGGGCAATACCAAATACTACCGGCGCAAAACCGACGTACTAAAGATGAAAGGCGTTACTTTTGCCGACATTACGTATGCTTTTTATAAAGATAAGCTCAGCCATATTTTTATTACCATTAACGGCGTAGAAAACAGTCGTAACTTTGTGAGTTTACTCGAAAGTTTATACGGTGAAGGCGAACGTTTGTATCCTTGGGTAGAATCTTTTGACAACGTGCTGGAATGGAACGGCGAAAATATTACCCTTACTTATGGTGAGATTGCCAGTACCAAGGAAAGTGTTATCCATTATTACAGCCTAAGCACTAACTTTTAGCAAGATTCTAATGCTACTAAACGCACTAACAATATTTTAAGTTATTCGGCTTAGCAAATACAAAAATTAACTAAATTGCCCCACTAAAAATTTATTTTCTTATAATCAGCGAGCGCCTACTTAGCTTATTTAATAATGGTTCAGCAGGTTTCTGGTTAGCGAATAAGTTCTTAACTAACGCAATAAGCTGCTTTCATTTCAATATTTCCAGCACTTAATTTACATGGCTTCAGAAGTAAAAATAGAAAAAGACGAAGTTTTTAAAGACGAAATAAACAAGGTTTCGGATTTTAAATTTAGCGCCAACGTTGCCAACGTATTCGACGATATGGTAAACCGATCGGTACCATTTTACGGCGAAATGCAACGCATGACGGCCGAACTGGCCGCCGATTTTGTGCAACCCGGCACCAACGTTTACGATTTGGGCTGCTCTACCGGCACCACCATGATTGGCATGAACACAATCATTCCGCCAGATATTCGGTTTGTTGGGGTGGACGATGCGGTAGAAATGCTGGAGAAGTGCGATATTAAGTTAAAAGAAGCTGGTTTTGAACGCCCATACGATTTGCAGGTAGCTGATTTAAACGTAAACGTCGATATCCAGAATGCCTCGGTGGTAGTATTGTGTTTAACCTTACAATTTGTGCGGCCAATTTTCCGGGAGAAACTGGTAAAAACCATCCTGAATGGCTTAGTACCCGGTGGTGTTTTAATTTTGGTAGAAAAAATTTTAGCGGAAGACAGCGTTTTTAACCGCGAGTTTATTAAATATTATTACAACCATAAACGCCGCAATAATTACAGCGAACTGGAGATTTCGCAAAAACGCGAAGCTTTAGAGAATGTATTAATTCCTTACAAATTATCCGAGAACATTCATATGCTGCGTGATGCGGGTTTTGGTCATTGCGAGGTGTTTTTTAAATGGTATAATTTCTCGGGCTTAATTGCAGTAAAAAAATAAAAATATGGTAACTATTGGTAATTTCTTTTTTAAGTACCGCAACCTGCTTTTTATTTTTCTGTATTTAGCACTGTTTATTCCGTCGCCGGATATTTTTACGCCCGAAATTTTTGGTGAAAATTATTATTGGTGGCCCATTATAATTGGTTTAGTGGTAACAGTTAGCGGCCAGGCCATCCGGGGAGCTACCATTGGGTTGGCCTATATTATTCGCGGCGGCAAAGACAAAAAAGTTTACGCCGAAAAGTTGGTTACCGAAGGTATTTTTAACCATTGCCGCAACCCGCTTTACGTAGGTAATATTTTAATGCTGCTAGGGGTAGGAATTTTATCGAACTCGCTTATTTACGTGGGCATTCTTATTCCATTGTTCCTGTTTATTTACCAGGCTATTGTACTCGCCGAAGAAAACTTCTTACGCAATAAATTTGGTGCGCAGTTCGATGCTTATTGCCAACGCGTAAACCGTTGGATACCTAGTTTAAAAGGTATTAGCAAAACGTTTGAAGGCATGCATTTTAATGCGAACCGTTGGATTTTAAAGGAATACAATACCCAATTTGTCTGGCTGGTAGGTATTACGCTCATTCTGCTATTCAAATATCCGCAGTTAACTAATTCCAGCGAAGAAACCCGCAATAGTTTGCTCTACGTGATTTTGCCGGCGTTATTAGTAATTTATTTATTTGTGAAGTACCTGAAAAAAACGGGTAAAATGGTTGCTTAAAGTCCGTTTTATCTGATTCTTTATAGCCGGTAGTTCTTGGTATAACCAAAGAATTACCGGTTTTTTATTTTGTACTCCAGGCTAAATTTATTTACAGTTAAATAAAGAGCTTTTCTGTGGAGCCTTATCAAGTCTCCACAGAAAAGCTTCCTATTCAACTTTAAAAAGGTATTCCACCTCTGTCAAAAGCAATTCATTCTTAACATTACACTGATTACCTGCAACTTGCTTCGTTGCGTTCAACATTTTCTGGCCGAAAGAGTAATCAGATAAGTAAAAGGTTGAAGCTGCATGTAACGCCGATGAAACGATTTCTGAAAATAACGGGCATTCTGGTGAGTTTAATTTTAATCGGGGGAGTGGTAGTATACGCTTTCACACCCCGGGAAAAATTGCTTGCCTATGTAATTCCAGAAATAAATAATATTCGGATAACCGATATTTATATTAATAACCAGCAAGCTACCATGAAGGTACACTTCAATGCTACTTCTAAAATTGCTCCGGTGTATATTTATCACTTGACCTATGATTTCCGGTTGTACGGTCAAAGTATTACGCACGGAGAGCAACAATTATCCCCCAAAAGTCAAACCCGAAGAATCCAGCGTTTTGCCCTGCCGGTAAGTATTAATTACAACCAAGTGGGTGCTTTGATACAGCAACAAATTACTAAAAACGATTCAGTAGAGGCCCACTTTCAAATTAACTGCGACTTACCATTCATTGGTAGCCGGAGCTTTAATGTTACTCGAAAATTACCAATTGTTCTGCCAGTATTATCTGTTCCTCAAATTACAGCGGTAAAAACAGAAGATTTTGGCTTTCGGCACCAGCGCTTGATCTTAACTTTGACGATCCAAAACCCCAATAATTTTGATTTTTACTTACGCGATTTAAAACTGAATGCGCAATTAAAAGATTACCTGGCTGCCGGAAGTTTGGGAAAAGATTACCTGATTCAGGCCCATCAGGCAGCTTCGCTGGATATTCCTTCTACTACGGCCATTACCCAAGCACAGGCCGATTCACTAACTTCAGCCAGTAACCTTTCGGGTTCTTATACTTTAAAGGCCAACCTGGTTGCCGAACCTGTAAGTGAATCAATCGGTACTATCCGCTTTAGTGTGGCTACAAATGGCACCATTTCAGCGCCAGAAATCAAATAATTCCTAGCTTAAATTATACGATTGTTTCTACCAATATTGCCGATGGTACTACGCCGGATGGCCGCTGGACCTCCGGCCCTTCTATCGAGGGCAAATGTTAATTTACCGTGCAACTCATTAAGCCCTTAGGCGATGCGCCTCAATTAGCTCCCCCGTCCGCTCAGCCATGCTCAAACCAAAGAAATGATGGGGGGTATGGGTTCTATTTAAGGTAATATCAAAAGTATACTATAAGATTTTTTTTAATAATGGACTTAGCACAAACTCTTTCTGGTTATTCAATCAGGAGGAGTTTTTATTTTCTGCCCGTAAAACAAGTTGCCCCAGAATACAACTACCCCATTAGGCTTCTTCCTTTCTGATTTTATTTATATCTTTATAAACGTGCATCTTCTGTTTTTCCGGTAGCAAGCGGTTGTTGTTTTTATTTCTGTTTAATAAATAAGCTTACCAGCATGTCTGTCCTAACGTGCTTTGAAACAATTACTTAAATTTTAGTAAACGCCTGAACCAACATGTTTAACCTAGCTACTTTTTTACAAGCAAGCGCCGTTCATTCGGGCCATAAAAATGCCTTTACCTTCGGCGAAACTACTTTAACGTATGCGCAGGTAAATGGGGCAGCGAACCAGGTAGCCAATGGCCTGCGAAGCCTGGGTTTGCAAACGGGCGATAAAGTTGCCTTAAGTTGTTTTAATCTGCCTTATTTCCCGATTATTTATTATGGTATTTTAAAAGCCGGCGCAGTAGTAGTGCCGCTCAATGTTTTGTTTAAAACCGATGAAATAGCCTATCACCTCGCCGATAGCCAGGCTAAAGCTTATTTTTGTTTTACCGGAAATGCCGAATTACCCATGGCGCAAATGGGGCATGCTGCCTTTATTAATACTCCTACCTGCACCCACTTTTTTGAAATTACGCCTAACCCTGCCGATGCACCTGCAATTGCCGGGGTAAAAACGTTTAGCAACTTAATTAGCGCGCAACCAACTACTTTAAATATTATTCCAACTGCGGCCGAAGACACCGCGGTAATTGTGTACACTTCCGGTACTACCGGCAAACCCAAAGGAGCGCAACTAACCCATTCCAGTTTAGCTTTTAATGCTATTTTATCGGCCGATTTATTTAAACTAACTGCTGCTGACCGGACCATTATTGTGCTGCCGTTGTTTCATATTTTTGCGATGACCTGTTTAATGAACGCGGGCGTTTATCGGGCAGCCCACGGCATTTTACTTCCTAAATTCGACGCCGAAACGGTATTTGGTTTATTGCAAAAACACGAAATAACCCTTTTTGTGGGGGTACCTACCATGTACTGGGCCTTATTACATTGCACGAGTAAAAACTTCGACTACAATAAAATTACGCAGAACATGCGTTTGGCCGTTTCGGGCGGAGCAGCTTTACCCGTCCGGGTTTTAGAAGATTTTCAGGAACGCTTTAAGGTACTTATTCTGGAAGGTTATGGCATGTCAGAAGGTTCGCCGGTGGTAACATTTAACCAAACAGAAGTAGGCACCAAGCCCGGCTCTATTGGTACTCCCGTTTGGGGAGTAGAAGTAAAGTTAGTAGACCAAAACGGCGAGGAAGTGCCCACCGGCCAGAAAGGAGAGTTGCTATTTCGGGGCCATAACGTTATGCAGGGGTATTACAATCGGCCCGCTGAAACGGATGAAGTACTACGGGATGGTTGGATGCATTCCGGCGATGTGGCCATTAAAGATGAAGATGGTTTTTACTTTATTGTGGATAGAACCAAAGATATTATTATCCGGGGCGGCTTAAATGTATACCCCCGCGAAGTAGAAGAAATAATAATGAAACACCAGGCAGTTTCGCTAACTGCCGTTATTGGAGTGCCCCACGAAAAATTAGGCGAAGAAATTAAAGCATTTATTGTACTGAAGGAAGGAAAGCAAGCTACTGCGGACGAGATCCGGGAATTTGCTAAAAACAGCATGGCTGCTTATAAGTACCCTCGCGCAATAGAATTTGTAAAATCATTACCCATGACTGCTACCGGTAAAATTCTAAAAAAAGACCTAAGAACCCGACTAAAGGTAACTTCCTGAACTTATTTTCGTATTCGGCGCATTTTTCAAGAACTATAACCGAAAGTTGTTTAGCCTTTAGAATAATGTCGAATTACTCCTGATAGACCCCATAACAGGTACTTTAATTGAATAAACGTTAAAATGCTAAACAGCTCCGGGTAAAAGCACCAACAGTAATAACCTCCTTAAAGTTAATTTCACGAATAAGTAAATAAATACATCAATACCTGATTTTAAAGGCTTTATAAAGGCTCTTCCTATACTTATTAATTTTAGTAAATAAAGAAAGTAGAAGAATAAGTTTCCTCTAAAAATTAAGGCATTCGATCTTAAATCTCCCGTTTAGCCTGAGTAACACCCACTCACCAAGCCTCATTTATTTTCTATATTCAATCAAATACAGCTTCTTTTAAGTCGGATTTAACTAAATAGCACCTTTCTTCAAAAAATTGCGTAGAAAGCTTGATTTCGTCCTGTTAAATTTAATTTTTAAACATATTTCACCTTTAAGCAAAACTCCCCGTCGGCTTTTAAAAGCCTTACTATGGATTATCGGTGTGCCGCTGGCCCTGGTTCTCCTGCTCGTTATTGCTCTCCAGATTCCGGGTGTGCAGCGTTTCGCCGCCCAAAAAGGGGCTAGCTACCTGGCTAAAACCTTAAATACCAAAGTTACCATTGGCGGCTTTACCACCGATTGGCGCAATAGCCTGGTTTTGAAAGGATTTTACCTCGAAGACCAAAAACGCGATACCCTGGTATATGCCGGCCGGTTAGGGGTAGACATTAATATTTTCGGGCTGCTTAAAAATCAAATCAACGTTAGTTCAGTCAAGCTCGACGATGCCACCGTGCATATTAGTTCTACCATGCCGGATAGCGCGACTAACTACGACTTTATTATAGCTGCTTTTGCCGGCGACACTACAGCTGCGCCTGTAGATACCACTACCGGTACGCCTTGGGATTATAAAGTAGGTACCCTGCAGTTTAACAATATTTTCTTTACCATGGCCGACCAAGTTGGTGGTAACGATATTCGCACCCGGATAGGTTTTGCCTCGGCTAACATGGACGAATTTAATCCCGAAAAATCGCTGTACCATATTGGCGAAGTAACGCTGCGAAATAGCTACGCCAACATTACTCAAAGCAAGGTAGTACCCGATACCACTACCACCGATTCT
Proteins encoded in this region:
- a CDS encoding long-chain-fatty-acid--CoA ligase, which produces MFNLATFLQASAVHSGHKNAFTFGETTLTYAQVNGAANQVANGLRSLGLQTGDKVALSCFNLPYFPIIYYGILKAGAVVVPLNVLFKTDEIAYHLADSQAKAYFCFTGNAELPMAQMGHAAFINTPTCTHFFEITPNPADAPAIAGVKTFSNLISAQPTTLNIIPTAAEDTAVIVYTSGTTGKPKGAQLTHSSLAFNAILSADLFKLTAADRTIIVLPLFHIFAMTCLMNAGVYRAAHGILLPKFDAETVFGLLQKHEITLFVGVPTMYWALLHCTSKNFDYNKITQNMRLAVSGGAALPVRVLEDFQERFKVLILEGYGMSEGSPVVTFNQTEVGTKPGSIGTPVWGVEVKLVDQNGEEVPTGQKGELLFRGHNVMQGYYNRPAETDEVLRDGWMHSGDVAIKDEDGFYFIVDRTKDIIIRGGLNVYPREVEEIIMKHQAVSLTAVIGVPHEKLGEEIKAFIVLKEGKQATADEIREFAKNSMAAYKYPRAIEFVKSLPMTATGKILKKDLRTRLKVTS
- a CDS encoding APC family permease, with product MAENSTGFKREIKLFDAIMIVTGGMIGSGIFIVSADIARLVGSAGWLLLVWLLAGFITIIAALSYGELSSMFPNVGGQYVYLREAYNKMVAFLYGWTLFLVIQTGVIAAVAMAFARFTGVFLPWFSETNVLFRVGGYPFTTVQLLAVGVLLLLNFINARGVKSGKWIANIFSSTKILALLALIVLGIAFGMDENVVQANFSNLWQAQQVTASSSTPVPLAGAGLLIAIGLAMIGSMFSSDCWNVIGFSGDEIINPKRTIVLSMVIGTIVVTVLYALVNIVYLLVLPLQGSPEGTTVLSRGIQFAADDRVGTAVAEAVGGPKATLFIAFLIMVSTFGCINTVMLSGARVYYTIARDGLFFPQLARLNKNGVPAIALYCQTAWACLLCVSGKYGDMLNYVMFSVLLFYIITIIGIFILRRTQPDRPRPYKAIGYPVIPAIYVILTSGICFVLLLFQPAYAGAGLILVGLGIPVYYIFRKQFKEIPVAN
- the cmoA gene encoding carboxy-S-adenosyl-L-methionine synthase CmoA, yielding MASEVKIEKDEVFKDEINKVSDFKFSANVANVFDDMVNRSVPFYGEMQRMTAELAADFVQPGTNVYDLGCSTGTTMIGMNTIIPPDIRFVGVDDAVEMLEKCDIKLKEAGFERPYDLQVADLNVNVDIQNASVVVLCLTLQFVRPIFREKLVKTILNGLVPGGVLILVEKILAEDSVFNREFIKYYYNHKRRNNYSELEISQKREALENVLIPYKLSENIHMLRDAGFGHCEVFFKWYNFSGLIAVKK
- a CDS encoding NDR1/HIN1-like protein, with protein sequence MKRFLKITGILVSLILIGGVVVYAFTPREKLLAYVIPEINNIRITDIYINNQQATMKVHFNATSKIAPVYIYHLTYDFRLYGQSITHGEQQLSPKSQTRRIQRFALPVSINYNQVGALIQQQITKNDSVEAHFQINCDLPFIGSRSFNVTRKLPIVLPVLSVPQITAVKTEDFGFRHQRLILTLTIQNPNNFDFYLRDLKLNAQLKDYLAAGSLGKDYLIQAHQAASLDIPSTTAITQAQADSLTSASNLSGSYTLKANLVAEPVSESIGTIRFSVATNGTISAPEIK
- a CDS encoding methyltransferase family protein, which codes for MVTIGNFFFKYRNLLFIFLYLALFIPSPDIFTPEIFGENYYWWPIIIGLVVTVSGQAIRGATIGLAYIIRGGKDKKVYAEKLVTEGIFNHCRNPLYVGNILMLLGVGILSNSLIYVGILIPLFLFIYQAIVLAEENFLRNKFGAQFDAYCQRVNRWIPSLKGISKTFEGMHFNANRWILKEYNTQFVWLVGITLILLFKYPQLTNSSEETRNSLLYVILPALLVIYLFVKYLKKTGKMVA
- the corA gene encoding magnesium/cobalt transporter CorA; translation: MIRSFYIQENELHWEKNPTRFLSDGDKQIIWVDLQSPSAEEMKQVEKHFGIEFFTAQEAAEIESSSRYFEDSSGFEANSAFVVYEGASYTTRQISFILKDDLLFTLRRADLKSFAETVRKIKTFKKGTTTKAIQIWLLLLETQIDYDADFIEYLTRTTNTVSKKLVKEKSIQEENLLRITELQENTILIRESIVDKQRLVSSMLKSFQVEEPEKERLRIIIKDINSLLQHTQFSFERLEYLQNTFLGLVNIEQNQVIKIFTVVTVVFMPPTLIASIYGMNFKFMPELNWLAGYPFALALMVISSMAFLWYFKRKKWL